GAAGTAGGATTTGGCATGTGCCGGGAGACTTACAGACAATTGATCGATCGTGGCGTATCTATTGTTGATGTAGGAGGAAGCGGCGGCACCAATTTTATCTCGATTGAAAACCGCAGGCGGAAACGGCAGGAGTTTGATTTTCTCTCCGGTTGGGGGCAGTCGACAGCCGTATCTCTCTTGGAAGCCACCTTATGTCATGAACTCGAGTTTGTGGCGTCCGGCGGAATCCGCCATTCGCTTGATATGATCAAGTGTATGATTCTGGGGGCAAGAGCGGTTGGGGTGGCTGGCCCGATTCTCCGTCTGCTGGAGAAGGAGGGAGTTTCCGGAGTGGTCGATGCCATTCAGAACTGGCATGAGCAAATCCGCACCCTGATGACCATTTTGGGAACGCCGTCGATTGACAGTTTGCGTGAGGTGCCTGTGGTAGTAACAGGTAGAACGAAAGACTGGTGTGAGGTACGCCAGATTGACATCCGGTCGTTGGCTTATGGGAAGCGGTCGTTAGCGAAATAGCGCGAAATGGGTATGAACTCTCTCCTATCAGGAAACCATGTTTTCCTAGGAGGGAGTTTTTTATGCGGCCGGATGTATTTGCATTGATCACGTTCTGGGTAGCAGCCGTTATGTTTGCAACCGGTTGGGGCAACCGTTATGTAGAAAGCAGTGGATTAAAGAACGGACAATTTGCAGCGGTTTTGCTTTTGATTGGGACAGCGGGCGATTTTAATTTAGAAAAAGCGAATCTGGTGTTCAATCTGGGAGCGGTGATTGTGGGGGCGCTGATCGGAATTTTTTTTGGCTCTATCCGCAGTTGGAAACAGCAGATTCAATTTTTGTTGGCGATAGTCACCGTTGCCGCCGTAGATTTAGTGTTTATGGTATTGGTTCCGCAAGATCCCGCGTTTTACCTGTTTGACGAACAGGTTGTGTACCCGCTGGCGGCCGTTATGTCCGCATACTTGTTTTCACGAAAACCTCTGTTTTGCATGAATGCCGCATTGTTCGGGATTCTTATGGCAGGCGTGATTCAACATAACCGGTTCCAGACCGAAACGGGAACCTTTCTATTCGGGGATTCGGATATTATGGAACTGCTGGCCTCTACAATGATCATCTCGTTTGTAACGGATCAGCTTGTCCATATGGTCAACCTGTTGTTTTACCGATTGTGGCGTCGGCATGAAACAGCGGAAGGGGATCCGACATGAGTGTCTATACCAAAATGATACTGGTCGGTGCCATTATCGGGGTGATAACCCGACTCTACATGCTGCGGACAGACCATCGGCAATATCCCACTTATCCGCACGGGCGTGTCATCCATATCGCACTGGGATTTATAGCGGCCAGCTTGGGGGCGGTAGCAGTACCGGCCCTTTTTGATCACAACTATACGGCAGTTACGTTTCTGACATTAGCTGCCCAACAGTTTCGCGACGTGCGGAATATGGAACGGCAGATGCTCCTGAATGTCGATCAGAATGAACTGGTGCCAAGAGGGATCACGTATATTGAAGGAATTGCGATGGTGTTTGAAAGCCGCAACTATTTGGTCATTGCGACCGCTTTTCTGTCTTCACTGGCCACCTATTTTTTTCACTGGTATGGGGGAGCGGCGGTCGGGCTGATTGCACTTGCGCTTTTTGCGCGTTTCATGTCAGGTGATGTAGTGGGGGATATTGCATTCCTGCATGCAGGGGATTTGCGGTTTGACGGTCCGAATCTGTATGTCGACGACATTCATATTATGAACATCGGTTTAAAAGATTCACAAGAGCA
The sequence above is a segment of the Effusibacillus dendaii genome. Coding sequences within it:
- a CDS encoding YphA family membrane protein, with translation MRPDVFALITFWVAAVMFATGWGNRYVESSGLKNGQFAAVLLLIGTAGDFNLEKANLVFNLGAVIVGALIGIFFGSIRSWKQQIQFLLAIVTVAAVDLVFMVLVPQDPAFYLFDEQVVYPLAAVMSAYLFSRKPLFCMNAALFGILMAGVIQHNRFQTETGTFLFGDSDIMELLASTMIISFVTDQLVHMVNLLFYRLWRRHETAEGDPT
- a CDS encoding YIEGIA family protein; protein product: MSVYTKMILVGAIIGVITRLYMLRTDHRQYPTYPHGRVIHIALGFIAASLGAVAVPALFDHNYTAVTFLTLAAQQFRDVRNMERQMLLNVDQNELVPRGITYIEGIAMVFESRNYLVIATAFLSSLATYFFHWYGGAAVGLIALALFARFMSGDVVGDIAFLHAGDLRFDGPNLYVDDIHIMNIGLKDSQEHILQKGIGIVLIPKNANARTTLAHLGQRQAIIHEVSTILGVYRDSGTPSFAPLSKLDLDSGKLAFFLLPLERDLEAAKGVILRSPVLENSIRKPLQSKAMQRLR